The Mixophyes fleayi isolate aMixFle1 chromosome 9, aMixFle1.hap1, whole genome shotgun sequence DNA window CTATTTTAATTTTCCAGCCCCACCTCTGGTGGTAGAGCAATCTGAGAACCTGTACGAGATCTAAATGGATCCCTTGGATACAACATTAGAACAGAAAAGCGGACAGTCCTTGAGAAGAACAATTCTGGGAAGAGGATCTGTTGAAAAGATATATTTCCTATAATGTCATTGTTATGCTAAATAATATTTCAGATTTGCATGCCTTCAGAAAACATATCCCTGTGTGTGGTGTTTATTCTGTACATTTTCTATgttataaatacaaatatctgcATGTTTTGTAGAAAAATATTCCTATATATCTAAAAACTGACTATTTGTTGCCATCTAGTGGCCAAGTGCAATCACTACAGTCCACAAACTTGCCATCACCACTTGGTGCATAGTTAGTAAATTAGACCTTGTGATTATTGTGAGCTGAATCAATATTTAGCCTATCAAGTCCCTAGGAACTAGTTacaacaccttggggtaaatgtatcaagctgcgggtttgaaaaagtggagatgttgcctatagcaaccaatcagattctagttatcatttatttagtacattctacaaagtgacagctagaatctgattggtcgctataggcaacatctagactttttcaaacctgcagcttgatacatttacccctaggagagtaaaacaaaaaaaaaatgttcttggaCAATGTCAACAATATCCAGGCGCTCTTCAATACACAAAATCCATCTGTTTTTCTTCTAATGACTACTTAAATAAATTAGAATCTTGtcagtgtttgttttgtttgtacaATTGCAGGGGAACAACAATAATTATAACCGATGAAACATGAAAGACATTTGGCTTTGCtggacaacattttaaaatagttcccGAGATATTTTTGCTGCTGAGTGACACATCTAAGTGCATAACGTGAGGACACTGTATTGTTGGACCTCTGCACactacaattctcatcatgtcACACTTaagttgtatgttatttatttgtatgatgATCCCTGCAacgtacagcgctgcataataagTTGGTGCtttttataaaggataataaacattatttattgcaTTCCATATAACATACCCTTTTACAAAGCAAATAGGCCTCTTCTATAGATATTAACTGATTAACGTAGATGGTAAGAAAATGCAGACTTGATCAATATTGAAAAATGGGGATTTTTCCACAGACAAATCATTGAAAATTGTGAAAAGGGAGACTTGGAGCTATGATATAACAGAAGCACATTGACAACTATGAGCTTGGATTTTAACCTTATCCCAATAATAGTATTCCTGCCATATAGACCCTAGCAGACAGCTGAGAAACGTTCTATAATCTAGGTATAATAGtcccataatataatatacaggacaCAGCCCCATCCTGCTCATTACTCCATATCACTAATGTGTGTACTCATCGCTCTACATATCTTATACGTGACTCCTGAGTGTGCTCCTCCCTCTACATACCTCACATATGTGCCCTCAGTGTGCTCCTCCCTCTACATACCTCACATATGTGCCCTCAGTGTGCTCCTCCCTCTACATACCTCACATATGTGCCCTCAGTGTGCTCCTCCCTCTACTTACCTCACGTATGTGTCCTCAGTGTGCTCCTCCCTCTACATACCTCACGTATGTGCCCTCAGTGTGCTCCTCCCTCTACATACCTCACATATGTGCCCTCAGTGTACTCCTCCCTCTACATACCTCACATATGTGCCCTCAGTGTGCTCCTCCCTCTACATACCTCACATATGTGCCCTCAGTGTACTCCTCCTTCTATATACCTCACATATGTGCCCTCAGTGTACTCCTCCCTCTACATACCTCACATATGTGCCCTCAGTGTGCTCCTCCCTCTACATACCTCACATATGTGCCCTCAGTGTGCTCCTCCCTCTACATACCTCACGTATGTGCCCTCAGTGTGCTCCTCCCTCTACATACCTCACATATGTGCCCTCAGTGTGCTCCTCCCTCTACATACCTCACATATGTGCCCTCAGTGTACTCCTCCCTCTACATACCTCACATATGTGCCCTCAGTGTGCTCCTCCCTCTACATACCTCACATATGTGCCCTCAGTGTGCTCCTCCCTCTACATACCTCACATATGTGCCCTCAGTGTACTCCTCCCTCTACATACCTCACATATGTGCCCTCAGTGTGCTCCTCCCTCTACATACCTCACATATGTGCCCTCAGTGTGCTCCTCCCTCTACATACCTCACATATGTGCCCTCAGTGTACTCCTCCCTCTACATACCTCACATATGTGCCCTCAGTGTGCTCCTCCCTCTACATACCTCACATATGTGCCCTCAGTGTGCTCCTCCCTCTACATACCTCACATATGTGCCCTCAGTGTACTCCTCCCTCTACATACCTCACATATGTGCCCTCAGTGTGCTCCTCCCTCTACATACCTCACATATGTGCCCTCAGTGTGCTCCTCCCTCTACATACCTCACATATGTGCCCTCAGTGTGCTCCTCCCTCTACATACCTCACATATGTGCCCTCAGTGTGCTCCTCCCTCTACATACCTCACATATGTGCCCTCAGTGTGCTCCTCCCTCTACATACCTCACATATATCTCTGTATAACAGTTCCCCGGAACCTTTGTGCTCTTGATCCATTTCCGGGGAAGCTTTAGTGAGCGCGCACACCAGGGCGTTGCCATGGTTACAGGCCGCAGATGAGGGCGCAGGAAGCGGGTGAGTGCTCGGTAAGTGTCCCGGCCTCAGTATCGGGATCTGACACAGGACTCCGgccgggcatgctgggacttgtagtccctcTGCTGCTAGAGGTCCCGGGGCCTGTGCACACCGGTGTCACAGCTCTGCCACTGATTACATGTATGTTACATGTATGTGCATGTGGTGATGACACCATGGTGTATGTAGGGTCACATATTACATAGAGGACCATGTATTATATGGGGACATCTGTATACACTGATTACACGCATGTTACATGTATGTACATGTGGTGATCACACCATAGTGTatgtacagggccatcttaacaacattatgggcccccgggcaaagcagtgcaccggggcccatatatatatatagatatagatatatagatgtatacagatacatatatagatagatagatagagagcgATACAGATATagctagatagagatagagatagatagatgtacttgctcagtgacccttgaagttttttttttttgcaggattatttatgctaattaagagccgtgcctatggggcccccttgtccgtggggccccagggcacctgcccatcgtgcccaatggaaaagatggccctctGTATGTAGGGTCACAAATTACATAGAGGGTGATGTATTATATGGGGACATCTGTGTACacccatcagccacaacattaataccACCTAATATTGTGCAGCCCCCTCTGCCTGTCGAGGTCTGGGCCCCACAACACCTctgaggtgtcctgtggtatctggcaccaagacgtagCAGATCCTGTAAATTGgggttttccagcacatcccacagatgctcggaTCGGATTAGGATTTGGGGAATAACCCggtcactggttgtccttccttggaccacttttggtgggTACTAACCCCATCGTACAGGGAATACCCCACAAGTCCTTCAGccgtcacaatttggcccttggcAAAGTCGCCCCGATCCTtacgtttgcccatttttcccTCTTCTAATAAATCAACttgaagaactgactgttcatttgctgcctaatatatcccaccccatgaTAGGTGCTGTTGtaataagataatcaatgttattccctCCACTTATCAGTGTATATACAAGTGATACCGCCACATGGTGCATATAAGATGTATGTACGTGGGCAGAGCGATATATTGCCAGCGCCATAGTAACATCTCCTCATTCTGCTGTAATTGTGCACAGTGTCGCTCTGTTGCTCTGAGATAAGTGTGTACAGTCAGTGGTGGAACTGGTTGCAGAGGGCGAGGCAGCaaaccccctcctcctcctacaGGTCCGTAGTTGCCACAGTGCTACTTCCACCATTGTATGTGCTCAAGTATTATTGCTCCTTTTACTGTGTCTACAATGGCTGCCTTTTATCTATTACGTGCCCTCCaggacatgttggtaaatgcagaGAGGAGAAGGCCTCTATAGTGCGATGTGTGGGGTAATCTTACAGCAGGACTAATGCCCAGCGAGCTACATTTGTACATTGTCATCAAGTGCTTGCGCTAAGGGTGCGCCGTCGTGTAGAGGGCAGATCACTGGGGGTTATTCCATTAGCTGCTTCCTTTGATCAATAATAACAAATATGACCTTGGTAAATCTAATATCCGGAGATGGAAAGAAAGTACAAGAGGTTTAAAACCCACCTTCATGTATCCACAGTTAGGTGATTCAAGAGTTACCTGATGTAAAGTGATAACCGGTAGCAAATTGTCACCCGTCCGAGCCACATGGTGACATTCTGCAAAATCTGGGTGTCCGTCTGGCGGTTGCGCACGTTCCTAATGAAGACTCTGAGTGCCGTTGGCGGATAGAAAcaggcccatagcaaccaatgaagcAAATATATTCTTGTTCATCTTTAATCGTCcgtttatttatcatcatcatttatttatatagcgccactaattccgcagcgctgtacagagaactcattcacatcagtccctgccccattggagcttagtctaaattccctaatatagacacacacacacacaaacagacagagagggagagactagggtcaatttttttttatagcagccaattaacctaccagtatgtttttggagtgtgggaggaaacccacgcaaacatgaggagaacatacaaactcctcacagataaggccatggtcgggaatcgaactcatgaccccagtgctgtaaggcagaagtgctaatttaTTTAACGAGATTCCCAAACATGTGATGCAAGACCTCCAGAATCTGGCAGGTTGCCACACGTAGCATTAAATGGCAGCTGCTGGGTTTCAGACACCCTGTACTGAACTGAATGCGAGTGCCACCATTTTTCTTAGAAGAGGCGCAATGTTTAGCTAAACGAAGGTGCTGCGTCTGACTAAGGACAAGAAGCATTTCCAACCACTTTGTCTGTTATGCTCTGTTGCAGATATTCATGACTTACATTACACAGTCCATGGCCACGAAGATCTAGACGGTGAATGCAGCGCTTCCTGCCAGCGTTTCTCTTCTCTTACATCCCCCTGCCAGCAGCAGATTTACAGAAGCCAAGATGATGGTGATCTGTGACTTCCACATCTACGGACTGACCTGATAACTGACCACAGAGGTAATGGCCGTCATTGTGTAGAATTTAGCCGGCAGAACTGAGCTAACCCCACGGCGGCAATGAGCAGCGGGCGAGTGCCATTGGCTGAGAAGGCCATGTCGGAGGGATACGCCAGGCTGAGGTACAGGGACACCTCTCTGCTCATCtggcaacagcagcagcagaagctCGAGACTGCCCCCCCTGGCACATATCTGAACCGCAGTCAAAGCATGTGGTACTCTCAGCATGGCAATCAGTCCATACTAGTCCGAGATAAAAACAGTATTTCAAGGGACACCGGACAATCCAAATTCTGCTCAATTATGTGACTCAGTATTTAGCCAAAGCACTTTAATTAGTCACGTGACCAGTGTAGGAGGCCAAATAGTCCTGTATTTCAAGCACATCAAGTCATCGTTAGACTAGCGTTAAATAGAAGTCGATGACAACTTCCTACTATTAGTAGCTTTATGTTTGAGGATTAACACACAAACGTCACCAGTCAACGTCATTGGACAGACTGCTGCTATAGACTGATCAGAAATGTGGTGTATATACGTTTCCACAACCTCAAATAGGATCACCCATTTGTGTACCCGTTACCCTGACCCGAGTATTTTAATCTCCTCCCTTTTGCCAGAGTCGGTGTGATGACACCTAGAGATTGGTTAGTAAGTTCACcgattcatgtctgaatgcaacttGCACGTAGTACCCAGTCTAAAGAGCACAGAATGTGTGCAGAGTTCTGACCGTATTCCAATCTAAGCGCAGCTCAAGATACGTTTCactttgaatctgggtgtaagtacgcgcTGCCTAAACGTTACTCATTGTAGGTAGACATAGAACACAGCACGGGATACACACAAGTGTCTGTGGAAGAGAAGGTCACATCAGAAcccaaaacttttattttatataaaataacagtATAGTTTTTATAAATACTAATTTTCAAACATAAATCAGTTTGGTTTTTTTACAGAAGTTTAATCGTGTTATTATACTGTAGTATATATtagttcatacttacctacttttgacaggctccctctgggagatcacagaagaggggtgtgaagggggcggggcttcactattcgtgttattttggccctgctccccagtgatgtatgcctgtttggggtcttaaaaagacccaaagcaggtATTACGTctctggggcggggccaaaatgacgcaaatcgcgacTGGCCGTCCCTCcttccgcccatacacccctccatgccggcagatgcggaagaattgccagctctcccgggagatctacctggaattcgggagtctcccggacagtccGGGAGAGTTAGCATGTATGTATTAGTTACATACGGTTCTGTGACAGTTAGTGGCACCTGAGTATACTTACAACAAATACAGGACTTGCGTCAGAACGCCCTACGTTAGTCCGCCCTTTCCCGTCCCTCAAGTTATAgtcgtgtcatttgcattcagacatgaattgcgttTGTTGGCAAAATGCCTGTTTTTGGTCATGTTCAGAGCTGATACACTGCACAAACGGACGGACCTATGAACATGAATCTGACCTCATCTGTTCTCCTCTGCATCACGGTGTGGTTTTAGGAATCACGTAGCGTTAGGGTTAGTTATAAAGGTTTTGTCACACGTCTGTAAACTGATGCTTGACGTACATTTAAGGGAAATAGGATATTGTTATATTCTAGCACCGCACGGCCGAGGCTGAAGATTTACTCTTCAATTGAAACTAAAGGGCAGCACGGCTGTTGCAATCTCTCAAAAATATCTTAAATCTAAGCTACGGCGCTAAAGTACAACTGTATCAATAAAGAACATTTAGTTGGGGGAGAATCAGCCACAACTGTGTGTAAATACGTCACAAAGTGCTGGGAAAAGGAAATGACCTAATAATTATGTTATACTATGTCACATTTCACCTTCAGATCATAAgctcatacagacacagacctCTCCATGGCTGGAATAGGGATTTGTAAAGCAcagtgtaatatgttggtgctatatataaGTACTGGGTAATAAGTGTAGCTTAGGAATAGAACCCAGCGATGGAGAGCGCAGTTATATACGCTGCGTTCTCCGGGGTCTGCACTGTTAGTATGTGACGGGAGCACGTTAGATTGTGCATCCATGGTGCTGGACACGCTGCATGTATGTCTGTAGCTTAGATTGTCCCCCTGTGTGTAATATGTAATTCACAGAAAACTGTCAGTATTCATTACCACAAGACACCACCAGCATAGACCTACATCTGTGTACGTGTGTAAGGCACATATTGTAGCTGTAGAATAAAATGATCACATTGTGCTCCGTTAAATGGatcctatatatatacacaccttgTTATTTGCATACCACACACAAGTATTATGTGATTGTGCCAGAGGGCGTATGAAGtatttttagggaatttagaagcAATGATTGGTTGGGACGTTAACTCAGCTACAAGATAGCTCAGACTGGTCTCAATTCCAATAGTTGCTTTGTGGGGACTATGCTCAGTTTAATGGATGCTACTGGCCTCTGCCAACATTAAAGGGAATTGATCATAAGCTTTTCTATGCATTTGTATGGACAGTTGTATCATGTAGTAAATACTTAAGAAGTTGTACTATTCTGAATAAAGACTGCATTGTGTCCGTATAAACTTTATTTTGCCTCTCTGGTTGGATCCATTGATAAGAGATGCAGAGAATGTATGACATACACGTACAAGAAGCGACGTCACAGGGGATGTGTCAGTAACAATTGCCATGAGATTTGTATTAACTGAGCAAATATCTCACAGTGATACCACTCGATTGGATGAATGAGATTAAACTGATTTCAAGCAGTTTGATTCTAGCACCGCTGGTGGCGATGCCATTGGAGAGGTATGCAGTACAAGGAGAGGGGTGCAATCTGTGGTTCGGACCCCAAAATCTGTCTTTAAAGTCTCCTGTTAGATGTCCAATATATTATAAATCTGGAAATGTCTCTTTTGGGGCCCCGAGACACCATTGCACACTCAGGGGCCCAACTGAAAGCAGCTTTGACATGGTGGGTTCTAAATGTCAGACAAGGTGAGCTGACGATCGTGTgtctgtgttaaggaatttagactgtaagctccaatgggacagggactgatgtgagttctctgtacagcgctgcggaattagtggcgctatataaataaatggtagtaatgataataatagtctAAATGCCAGACGACGTGAGCTGACGGCCGTTCAGTCTCACCCGGGGCCCAGGGAGAAGTTCCGATTCAGCCCATCCGCCGTCTGCTTCATTAAGAGCTGAGCAAATAAGACCACAAGACGTGTTAAGattttgttttagtttattatgaaaaaacaaaaatgccCCCCGGGGGGCTCATGATTACCAGAACATCAAAGAGTACGTTctaccttttaatatttttttctctgctttCATGTTGTCTCGAGGCCAGCATTGCAATAAACAAGCTAAAAACTACTTACATTGACTTGGTATCAATATAACAGACAAGTACAGTAATATACTATAAACAGCACTAAAAGAGTTGAGAAATGACAGTAAGCTCGCATGCACATCAGGAAGAGGAAAATAAAAAGTTATGTATTTAGAGCAAAGCTAAAAGTCGGACCATTTGCag harbors:
- the BRD3OS gene encoding uncharacterized protein BRD3OS, which codes for MSSGRVPLAEKAMSEGYARLRYRDTSLLIWQQQQQKLETAPPGTYLNRSQSMWYSQHGNQSILVRDKNSISRDTGQSKFCSIM